The genomic segment TTTGAATACCAGTTACTTTACCAGTAACGACTTGGTCTTTTTCAAAGTTTGCCATAGTTTATACACTCCCTAACTAAATTCATCAACTTATAATAACATACTTTTTACAGATGGTAAAAAATATTTTTTAAATTGTTTATTTTTTATTTCTCAAGGGAACATTTTAGTAGCAAGACTTCAAGTATTCCCCCTGATTCTGCCGGACTTTTCGAGTCCGGCCCTTTTTTTGTCCATTTCTCGATTGACCTAAAAAATAAACAGATAAAAAGGACAGTCCGGCCTGCTCGCTTTCTGCGGACAAGCCATCATGCCGCTTCAGATGCGATGCATCTTCCAGGGTCACAATTAGCTTGTTTTTCCGCAGGAGTCGAGCATGACCTCACCTGTCCTAGCGTAAAGGAAAACGAATCGTGAATCAATAAAAATTTAACGTGGCATGCATTACTTACAAATCGTCAAATCCGTTCGCATCCGTCACTTTTGCGTACGAACGTGATTTTTGTTCGAAGAAATCGGATTTCGTCGCATTCATCGAGTCATCCGAATACGCACGAATCCACGGCATGACGTCCTCGTCATGTCCTTCATAGAGATCGGAGAGACCAATGACGCGAAGTCGTTTATTCGCGAGATACTTGACGTAGTCACGCATTTCACTGACATCGAGTCCATCCAAGTCACGCAGGACATACTCGCTCCACTCGATTTCGAGATCGACGGCACGCTCGAATGTCGCGTAGACAAACTTCGTGAATGAACCATCGGCATCGATCTCCGGGTGCTCCGTCAAGACGGCACGCAACAATTGGCTGATGAAGTACGAGTGTTGCAGTTCGTCACGCTGGATATAACTGATCATCGTCGACGTACCGACCATTTTTTGATGCCGCGCTAAGTTATAGAAGAAGGCAAAACCAGAATAGAAGTTGATTCCTTCAAGAACGATTGATGCGACGAGTGATTTCGCAAAGTTTTCCGGTGTCCGGTCGTTTTGGAAATCTTCATATAAATCAAGAATAAAGGCATTCCGCTTCATGACCATATCGTCATCTTTTGCGATATCAAAAATCCGGTTTTGTTCCGAAAGTGGAACGAGACTCGATAAGACATAGCTGTACGATTGGTTATGGACGACTTCCTGTTGCGCGATGATCGCAAGAATTGCATGAATCGATGCATCTGACGTGAACATCGCCGACTCTAGGATGTAACGCGTTTGGACCGAGTCTAAGATTGATAGCAGACCGATGATGCGTTCAAATGCATCCTGTTCCCGCTCACTCAACTGGTTCCACTGTTGCATGTCTTTTGACATCGAAATCTCATCCGGAATCCAAAAGTTCGACAAAAGCTGTTTATAGATTGAATAAAACTGCGGATAGGCGATATCGTTCCAGTTGACGATTGAACTCGTCTCCCCACCGATAATGGCTGTCGCACGATTCGGATGGCGGGCATCAAGCAGTTTGATCTTTTGTAACTGTTCCATGTTGTTCGACTCCTTCTTGCTGTAATTGCAGGATCGTTCGTTTCGTCCATTCTTTGACGGTATGCGGACGATTCCGTGGTGACTGTTCGATTTTTAACAGTTCACCGGCGAGCGGCACACCAAACTTCGCGAGATGGTAGGCCATTTCATCAACGGCGCGGCAGTACTTGACGAACATCTTATCGCCCGTACCGAAGACGGCAGCTTGCGGGATTTTGTGCGGACTTTCCTTTAAGACAAGCTTCAGGCAGTCGCGCATTTCATCCGGTAATTGACCGTCGCCCCATGTGTAAGAACCAAAATAGACGATATCATAAGGTGCTAATTGATATGTCGTCACATCATCAGCGAACATCATCGTGGGTTCGACGTGCATGTCGGAACAGGCTTTCGCAATCAGTTCCGCAACCTCCTCTGTGTTACCGCTCATTGACGCATATACGATTGCTGCCTTCATGATATCGTCCCCTCTCTTATGACGAACACGACTCACATTCATCGATTTCGACGGTTGTCGAACGTGTGTAATAAATCGTCTTCATCCCCAGTTGCCATGCTTCCATGTGCATCTCGAGTAATTCAGTCGCTTTGACGTTGTTTTTGACATAGAGATTAAAACTGATTGCTTGGTCGATGTGACGTTGGCGCGATGCATTTTGACGAATGCTCCACAGTTGATCAATCTCAAACGCTGATTTATAGAACCAGTTCGTATCCGGCGTCAAATCCGGCACCGTCACAGGAATCTTGTAGTTTTTCTTTTCTTCTGCGTAGACTTTTTTATAGATGGGATCAATCGATGCCGTACTACCGGCGATGATTGCTGTCGATGAGTTCGGTGCGACTGCCATCAGGTAGGCATTTCGCATACCGTGCTCTGTGATATCTGCTTGGAGACGATCCCAGTTCAGCTCGGCAGTTGATTTATAGTGACGACGTTTGATGTATTCACCTGTTTGCCATTCTGATCCTTCGAATAAACGGTATGCCCCTTTTTCTTTCGCAAGTTGCATCGATGCATCAATCGTCAAGTAAGCGATTTTTTCGTAAAGACGATCCGCATACTGGACGGCTTCGACCGATTCCCAGCGAATCCCTTCGAGTGCAAGCAGATGGTGCCAACCGAACGTCCCGAGACCAACGGCACGGTATTTTTGGTTCGTGATTTGTGCTTGCGGGACGTCAATCGTATTCAAATCGATGACGTTGTCGAGCATCCGCATCTGAATCGGAATCAACCGTTCGAGGACATCCGAACGAACGGCGCGCGCGAGGGCGATCGAAGATAAGTTACAGACGACGAAATCGCCCGGTGTTTTCGTAATGATGATTTTTCCATCTTCCGTGTATTCTTCCGTCACCGTCGTCGGACTCATGTTTTGCATGATTTCCGAGCAGAGGTTTGACGAATAGATCATGCCGGCATGCTTGTTCGGGTTGGCACGGTTTACCGCGTCACGGAAGAACATGTACGGTGTTCCCGTCTCGAGTTGCGAACGCATGTAGCGTTTGACGAGATCGATCGCCGAAACTTTCGTCCGGCTGAGACGCGGTTCGTTGACACAGGCTTCATACTTTTCAGTGAAGCTGCCGCCTTGTTCCGTCTCATCGAAATGATCTTCAAGACTAAAGCCCATCACCGTACGGATTTCGTGTGGATCGAATAAATACCAATCGCCACGCGCTTCAACCGTACGCATGAAGTGGTCCGGTAAACTCACGCCCGTAAAGAGATCATGTGTCCGCAATCGCTCGTCCCCGTTGTTGAGTTTCGCATCGAGGAACTCGAGGATATCTTTATGCCAAATGTCGAGATAAACTGCAATTGAACCTTGACGCATGCCGAGCTGATCGACACTGACTGCCGTGTTGTTCAACTGTTTCATCCAGGGAATGACACCACTCGAAACACCTTTGAATCCTTTGATGTCTGATCCGCGCGAACGAATTTTACCCATGTAGACGCCGATTCCGCCGCCGCCTTTTGAAAGTGTCGCAACGTCCGTATTCGAGTCGTAAATCCCACGGAGTGAATCGTCGACCGTATCGATGAAACAAGACGATAACTGTCCGTATGATTTCCCGGCATTCGAAAGTGTTGGCGTCGCAACCGTCATGTAGAGGTTCGACAAAGCCCAGTACGATTCTTTGACGAGCTCGACCCGGCGTTCTTTCGGTTCTGTCTGCATCAACGTCATCGCGATGATCATGAAGCGTTCTTGCGGTAGTTCATATAATTTTTTCACGTGATCACGGGCAAGATAACGATCCGCTAACGTCCGGAGACCAATGTATGTGAAGAGTTGGTCGCGTGAAGGATCGATTGTCGCAGCGAGTTCTTCGATTTCATCCTTCGTGTAGGCTGAAAGTAAATGTGGTGTGAAAATACCAATTTCAGTAAGCTTTTCAATCAACGTGTAAAGCGATCCATAACGTTCATCTGCTACATATCCACGATTTTCACTTGCCTCGAGATAAAGACGATTTAAGTACGTTGCCGTCGCGACGAACGTCCAGTTCGGTTCCTCTGCTTTTAACATGTCGAGCGCATGCATCGTCAACAATTCATACACTTGATCGGCCTGGAGGTTTTTCCCTTCGAGCGCCCGAATCGCGCGTTCTGTATAACGTTCGATGTCGAGTTCTGGATAAGACGCTGTCACTTGTCGAATCACGAGATATACATCTTCTATTGTCATTGCACCCTTATAGATGCGTGCTGTATTCAGTGGAGATGCCACTATGAACCACTCCCATTCTCTATCGTTAAACAGGTTCGCATTGCAGTAAAAAATGCGCTAAACTAAAAAAAGACGTCCTACATATAGAAAGAACTATTAAAGTGTCACTCTATATATAGACGTTTTAAGCGTTTTTAAACCTATTTATGTACAAGATATAGGTTATCACTGAATCAGCAAAAAATAACCCCTTGCATTAAAAATCAGGTCAAACAAATTTAAAAACGCAGACCACCGCCTTTTGAGATATATTGAGATAAGGAGTTGAACGCGTTTTGAGTTCAGAAGAACTTTTAAATAAATATGATCCTTTTCTCCTAGGGTCAGGAAATTATCCAACGGAAATGTCTGCTATACTAGTGCTATTAACGATTCATGATCAAGTAAGACCACTTGCACAAGCAATTGGTGAAATATTTGAAGAATCGTTTGGAGAACAACCCGATCAGCAGGAACTAACTACTCTCGCCACGAATTTACTTTTGTGCGAAGACTCGTGTGAACTTTGAAAGGAGACTTATTATGCAAGTAGACTACACACCGAACCCGAATTCAGTAAAAATCACGCTCGACGGTGATCGTTTTGGATCAAAAAGTACGAGCGTCAAAAAAGACGATACACCGGAGGATGCATTGCTCGCAGCATTGATCACCGTCGATGGGATCGATAACCTGTTCGCTTACGGTGACTTCATCACCGTCACGAAAGAACCGACAGCTGAATGGAACGAACTGCTTCCAGTCATCGAAGAACATATGTAATTATTACGAAAAGACACCTGGATGTTGCAGGTGTCTTTGTTGAAGGAGCCGATTCTCATGCCAATGGTATCTGTCATCATCCCGACGTACAATCGCCCACGTGAGTTATCTGAGGCGCTCGAAGCATTGACCCGTCAATACTATCAAGATTTCGAAGTGATTCTTTTGAACAACAACGGCGACTCGATTATTCCCGTCGTACGTGCTTTTGAAGACCGCTTAACACTTATCCATGTCGACTTACCTGAAAATCATCACGTCCGGGCTCGCAACCACGGCGTGACGATCGCGAACGGTCAATTCATCTTGCTCCATGATGATGATGATTTATTGTTGCCTTCTCATATCGAGGAATCGCTCGGCGATTTAGAAGCCGGGGCAGACTTGACGTATGCAGATGCCGAACTCTTTACGTATCGCTGGGAGAATGGACGCCGGACCGTCATCGATACGGAGCCATTCGCCTATCCATATGACCGTGACGCGATGAAGCAAGACTCGACGTTCATCCCATCCGGATCAATGTATCGCAAATCACTTCACCAAACACTTGGTGCGTTTGATGAAGACGTCTTCAACTACTGGGACTGGGACTGGATTCTCCGTGTCGGGAAGGACCATCTCGTGCTTCACCCAGCACGCGCGACGGTCCTCTATGCCTTTAATCCGTCCGGTAATCATCAATCCGCTCAGCAAGATGCGGCACGAAAAGTCTACTTCGACCGTCTCGTCGCTAAACACGAGTTGCCAACGACCGAAATGAAAAATTTTCATATTGTTCAGTCTGAACGCCGTGCCCGATTACGTGAGACACGCCGGACGTTTGACGGACAATTGACAGAAAGCGAGTGAATCCCGTGTATACAGAAAAACAATTAGAACTCTTAGAGTTACTATCACAAAGTGGTCCTGTCGATTCGACACTCGCTGCTCAAATGCTCGACCTGCCAGTCGACGAAGTCATCGACTCGATTGCCCGCTTTAAACAAGACGGTGTCTTGTTAGGTTATACGGCAGTCATCGATTGGCAAAAAATCAATTCCCACCATGGCGTCACGGCATTCATCGATGTCAAAGTTACACCGAAACGGGGCCGCGGCTTTGATGAAGTCGCAGAACGGATTCATCGTTTCCCGGAAGTCACGTCGCTCTATTTGATGTCAGGTGCTTACGACTTACAAGTCGTCCTTGACGGAAAGTCGCTTCAGGAAGTCTCGCAATTCGTCTCGGAAAAACTATCGACACTCGATTCCGTCATTTCGACGACGACCCATTTCCGTTTGAAGACATACAAACACGATGGTGTCCTCTTCAGTCAGGATGACGGCGATAAACGATTGAAGGTGTCTCCATGAAGTCACTTTCTGAACGCGTCGAACAATTAGCACCGTCCGGCATCCGTCGCTTCTTCGACTTAGCCGGTTCAATGGAAGATGTCATCTCGCTCGGCGTCGGCGAACCTGACTTCGTCACCCCGTGGAACGTCCGGGAAGCAAGCTTCGCCGCACTCGAGCAAGGGTATACGGCATATAGCGCCAATGCCGGTTTAGTCGAGTTACGGCAAGAAATCCGAAACTATATGCACGAAAAATTCGCAATCGAGTATCAAGTCGAAG from the Exiguobacterium oxidotolerans JCM 12280 genome contains:
- a CDS encoding ribonucleotide-diphosphate reductase subunit beta — its product is MEQLQKIKLLDARHPNRATAIIGGETSSIVNWNDIAYPQFYSIYKQLLSNFWIPDEISMSKDMQQWNQLSEREQDAFERIIGLLSILDSVQTRYILESAMFTSDASIHAILAIIAQQEVVHNQSYSYVLSSLVPLSEQNRIFDIAKDDDMVMKRNAFILDLYEDFQNDRTPENFAKSLVASIVLEGINFYSGFAFFYNLARHQKMVGTSTMISYIQRDELQHSYFISQLLRAVLTEHPEIDADGSFTKFVYATFERAVDLEIEWSEYVLRDLDGLDVSEMRDYVKYLANKRLRVIGLSDLYEGHDEDVMPWIRAYSDDSMNATKSDFFEQKSRSYAKVTDANGFDDL
- a CDS encoding flavodoxin domain-containing protein, which encodes MKAAIVYASMSGNTEEVAELIAKACSDMHVEPTMMFADDVTTYQLAPYDIVYFGSYTWGDGQLPDEMRDCLKLVLKESPHKIPQAAVFGTGDKMFVKYCRAVDEMAYHLAKFGVPLAGELLKIEQSPRNRPHTVKEWTKRTILQLQQEGVEQHGTVTKDQTA
- a CDS encoding ribonucleoside-diphosphate reductase subunit alpha, encoding MASPLNTARIYKGAMTIEDVYLVIRQVTASYPELDIERYTERAIRALEGKNLQADQVYELLTMHALDMLKAEEPNWTFVATATYLNRLYLEASENRGYVADERYGSLYTLIEKLTEIGIFTPHLLSAYTKDEIEELAATIDPSRDQLFTYIGLRTLADRYLARDHVKKLYELPQERFMIIAMTLMQTEPKERRVELVKESYWALSNLYMTVATPTLSNAGKSYGQLSSCFIDTVDDSLRGIYDSNTDVATLSKGGGGIGVYMGKIRSRGSDIKGFKGVSSGVIPWMKQLNNTAVSVDQLGMRQGSIAVYLDIWHKDILEFLDAKLNNGDERLRTHDLFTGVSLPDHFMRTVEARGDWYLFDPHEIRTVMGFSLEDHFDETEQGGSFTEKYEACVNEPRLSRTKVSAIDLVKRYMRSQLETGTPYMFFRDAVNRANPNKHAGMIYSSNLCSEIMQNMSPTTVTEEYTEDGKIIITKTPGDFVVCNLSSIALARAVRSDVLERLIPIQMRMLDNVIDLNTIDVPQAQITNQKYRAVGLGTFGWHHLLALEGIRWESVEAVQYADRLYEKIAYLTIDASMQLAKEKGAYRLFEGSEWQTGEYIKRRHYKSTAELNWDRLQADITEHGMRNAYLMAVAPNSSTAIIAGSTASIDPIYKKVYAEEKKNYKIPVTVPDLTPDTNWFYKSAFEIDQLWSIRQNASRQRHIDQAISFNLYVKNNVKATELLEMHMEAWQLGMKTIYYTRSTTVEIDECESCSS
- a CDS encoding DUF1871 family protein encodes the protein MSSEELLNKYDPFLLGSGNYPTEMSAILVLLTIHDQVRPLAQAIGEIFEESFGEQPDQQELTTLATNLLLCEDSCEL
- a CDS encoding NifU N-terminal domain-containing protein, translating into MQVDYTPNPNSVKITLDGDRFGSKSTSVKKDDTPEDALLAALITVDGIDNLFAYGDFITVTKEPTAEWNELLPVIEEHM
- a CDS encoding glycosyltransferase family 2 protein, with the translated sequence MPMVSVIIPTYNRPRELSEALEALTRQYYQDFEVILLNNNGDSIIPVVRAFEDRLTLIHVDLPENHHVRARNHGVTIANGQFILLHDDDDLLLPSHIEESLGDLEAGADLTYADAELFTYRWENGRRTVIDTEPFAYPYDRDAMKQDSTFIPSGSMYRKSLHQTLGAFDEDVFNYWDWDWILRVGKDHLVLHPARATVLYAFNPSGNHQSAQQDAARKVYFDRLVAKHELPTTEMKNFHIVQSERRARLRETRRTFDGQLTESE
- a CDS encoding Lrp/AsnC family transcriptional regulator — encoded protein: MYTEKQLELLELLSQSGPVDSTLAAQMLDLPVDEVIDSIARFKQDGVLLGYTAVIDWQKINSHHGVTAFIDVKVTPKRGRGFDEVAERIHRFPEVTSLYLMSGAYDLQVVLDGKSLQEVSQFVSEKLSTLDSVISTTTHFRLKTYKHDGVLFSQDDGDKRLKVSP